tataatacccccatggctgaaagagtgaacatgtttactaaaacaagtaaaacattcAGATTTACAGTATCATTTTGatattgattttattaattttactaaaaatacaaacTGCTAACCTAATTCAGATTTCTGCCTCCTAACCcacaatgtaatttttattttgaaaagttaaatttttgaCCTATGCAGGTCCAACTTATCAGCATAAAAAACAAGCTGTAAATTTATGGCATTTGTACATAATTGTTGGTAATTCCTGCcttaaacagtttgaaaacagtGAAGATTTGAAGTTGATATCCAAACACTGTAAAGTCAATTTACTGAATTTTCTTTGCAACTTGCATGCTTCTAAAATTAACAgaatcattaatatatttacagaaaatatatatattttttatttcttgatattaTCTACCATACAGCTACCTTTTTTCCACACGTATTATACATCTAGTCGTGTTAGAAGCTTTATACGATCACATCCTTTTATATAATCTAACAATACTTCACAATactgtactattttatatttatatatatacatatatttgtgaaGTAAATACTCTGAcagttattttttactttacaaaaacTCCTGTTTCTAATTTGAAACTAATGGTATCTTACTGTGCACTTTGAGTACAAGCTTAGAGCTTAGTGTGGTTCTTTTTGAAAGAGCTACACAATCTCTATACAAAATAAGAGGTTagttttataagataaatattttctatttaaagaaatataatacaatttattgcACAATTTCTTTCAGTAAAATGAACTAACATATATCAATATTAGTTTTTGGTTGTATTTTGCCAATAAGCATGTATAACACTGGCTTTTAGGCCAACAGTTACAAGCATATGcaaaagcaaacaatttttatttcattacaaattgtaaaattacaaaaaaatataaataagaaaaaaaaaatgtaatggcAAGCTTTATGTCTCAAGTATCAATATTTCAGATATAGTTTGGTtttcaagttaatttttattaatacacatgCAGAAGTGTCAGAAGCATGCTCGAAAGGGTTGATGCAGTAAAAGAATCAGATGTGGTTTATGAAACTCACCGGAGGAGCTATGTCTGGAGGAAGGTCAAACACACATTTTAACTTGGAATCCATAAGGTTTTCCATGTTTGCATCTTTCcactaaaacaacaaataaaatatgtttcacaGTTTCTAACTGATGGGTTACATAAATAACAGCACTTCTAAAAATTTAAGTGAATTTATGACTTAAACATAAACACTTCACAAAATCTCCAAAGGATATGTATAAAATGTATCATCATAAAAGACTTCTATATAATCACAAGATAATTGATCTAAGTTTGGTCACACTGACTGAACTCATATAGATTATTAAAATGGATGAAAACTGATTTGAAGCCAACCTTATGCTCATCCCATTAGGCTTGTTCACCACTCCATTTGAGGAGTTTACAAATTTCTGAAATTTTTTAAACCTTTagcttaaaaaaatgttttgtggcTCGTCAGTGGCCTGTCAATTGACTACTTCAAAGGATCCTGAGATATTGATTTTAACACAACATAAACATCAAAAAAAGCAGATCAATTTCTGATTGACCCTACTAAAACTAGTAACTTTCATAAGCCCCCCTCCCTTGCCCCACAGGTCATTATCTTTCAGAGTGAAGTGgctcagaataataataatactttagtaaatatttattacttaacattaagtaCACATGAAATTATATCAGTTACTGTCCAAAAATAAGCTAAACCTACAAcatcacaaaaatattattcaagtttTGATTTAGCAAGCTGACAAATCAAACTTCACATCATTGTTGACGAAAACGTAATTTATGATGATGATTTATTGACTGCAAGTGGCTAATTTATATATCTCCAAATGTATACTACATTCTAATTTAATACAAGTCTTAATGTTCCAACTTTCTGAcatgaaaatgaaaaaattagaacactgtgaaactttaaaatacttcCAAACAAAAAAGGAACATACCAGAGTTTCAAGGCTGACATTGCCATCTGGGACAATCATTGTCTGAACcatgaacttgtgtttatttttttcagatgGATCATACTCAAATGGCTGAAGCATAACTATCAATAgttgtaaaaattgtaaataaatatattgcaggtaattagtttttttacaatgttttttaataacaAGACTTTTCTTGAATTACGTATATTGTACAATCACGTCAGAACAATTCTGTAAGAAGTGGTCAGacaatgtaaaactgaaaatttgtaaattttataaaaaaaagaaaagttcagAGTCtaactttgttttgaaatatctgataaattaataataaagctaTGGTTTTAATGggaatttataataaacttttggtttcatattgaataataaaaagaataaaaaaagatgCATCCACTTGTTCCAGAATACAGTAACcccaataaaaaatacataattgttCTTCTATCTGAGTGTTAGAACacctttgtgaaaaaaaaatattaaaaatgactaCATGGCAAattcaatttaaaagaaaagtttgagaaacatatctttacaattttgtaaaaaagaaatacagATTTAATGAAACAATGAGATTTCCTCCAattatcagtttattattttttcattatatataataagtgaaTTCACCAcaagataaattttaatattacttcaAACACATTGCAAAAATGagtaatataatgaatataagcCAATATTAAAGATTCTTTTATCTAATATAAATAATGTCTCTAATACAGTTATATCTTCTGTAGCACACTCATATCAGGAATGCCAATTCTGCAGATcatctgttatttattattttaattttatgatagataaatatttcatGGATTTTTGAAGAGGTAAATGTAACTTATTAAACATCCTAAGATAAGACAAACATATGTTCATATGtgaataagataatttttttacaaatataaattaaaataattaataattatcagATCTACTTGAGTACTATGCTATATTTAGATTCCAATATTTAATGTTAGCAAAAACCCATCCAAGTTTATTATCAATGAAATAGTACTTAGAAAATTAggtatatttacagaaaatatctTCCTTTATCACAAGTATTAAAATACGCGAGTGAGACCTTAGATAtcaaatatgaatataattagAAATGGGTGActcaattaattaatcagttaTCTATGAGCAGCAACTATAACAATTAACTAATCACCATCTGTGAGCAGTAACTGAATGGATTAGCATCACAAACTAcctaattaatcaaaattagagataaattgattaatttcatgaaaataaacatacGTAAATCAGTGTTTTTCTGTATCATTACTTTCAATTACTCTaactgattaatcaaaattatgattaaatcaacTGCCgtgaaagtaaacaaaattagCTGTTTCAATCATTACAGTTTTATGTTACTCCAGCAATCGATTAattgaaattacaaacaaatcaactttcatgaaaataattaactaattgaaaattaagatttcaaattattattactttttgttacCTCAACTCtacaactaataaatattttgccATAATGTTagcagttaaacacaaaactacaaaataggctatctgtgtttacACACTGAGTACTGAAACTCAATTCTATGTTATATgagtgatttttgttttaatcttgcTTTATATGTTGGCTATCATGAATGGGTGGTTCAGAAGGAGAGAGGGCGTAATTTATAACTACACAACTTTGGGTTCCATTCCTGCTACCACTAAACCTGCCAGCCCTGTCTTTGTTACGGCAAAGTCAGTAAGACTATCTGAAACTATTTCTTATTCTTTACTTGCTGTTGTTAGCATCtactgctaattcttgggctactttagtATTAAAGTGAAAATTTGCTGGATTTTTTACACTGGCTTATATTATAATTcttattctttcatttttattcttaaagcCTTGGAAATACATtcttaaaactacttttattctTAAAGCCTTAGAAATACATtcttaaaactacttttattctTAAAGCCTTGTAAATACATTCCTAAatctacttttattcttaaagCCTTAGAAAACTACTTTTATTCTTAAAGCCTTGGAAATACATTCCTAAAACTACTTTTATTCTTAAAGCCTTGTAAATACATtcttaaaactacttttattctTAAAGCCTTGTAAATACATtcttaaaactacttttattttaaagcCTTGTAAATACATTCCTAAAACTACTTTTATTCTTAATGCCTTGTAAATACATTCCTGAAACTACTTTTATTCTTAATGCCTTGTAAATACATTCCTAAAACTACTTTTATTCTTAAAGCCTTGTAAATACATtcttaaaactacttttattctTAAAGCCTTGTAAATACATtcttaaaactacttttattttaaagcCTTGTAAATACATTCCTAAAACTACTTTTATTCTTAATGCCTTGTAAATACATTCCTGAAACTACTTTTATTCTTAAAGCCTTGGAAATACATtcttaaaactacttttattctTAAAGCCTTGGAAATACATTCCTAAAACTACTTTTATTCTTAAAGCCTTGGAAATACATtcttaaaactacttttattctTAAAGCCATAGAAATACATTCTTAAAACTacttatttttcacaaatttcaAACCTGAATTTAATCTCTGTATGTTGTCAAAGTACATTAAAGTTTGGGAACTATAATTTGATTTTGTAGTTtctattttgtatataattaggTTTTGATTTTTCTATTTCCTTATTTAATAGCTGAAAGTGACATCAATAGGTCAAATGTTTCTCTGCCACCTGTTCAttctaatgttataatgtgatttttttatttttttttaagagcAATTACAACTAACTACAAAGTTTAAATTGTCTGTCcaacattataaaagtaaatcaGTTCTCACCTGCTACATGCAGAGTTTGTTTTGGTTCTATAAATCCACTATTTGGTCGCACACAGTATCTCTTTGGAGCTGTCGTCTTCACTTTGAAGCACACCCGGTGCTCTGATGGGTTGTACAGTTTTAAATGAGAGGTGACAACATCTGTGAAAGGTCCtatgatggaaaaaaaaatcactttctaTAAAAAGAGCTGCATTTTCCTAATCTTGGGCAtctaactacatttttttttcaaaacttccTTAAGTAAAAATTAAGCATACTTTACTTGAAAACTTGATATCACGAACCATGAAAATTTATTAAATCTTACAAGTAACATTAATCAAGGGATAAAAATGGAAACTTGCCTATATACTGATCTGAGTTCTAACTTTGCTAGAAATTGTCTCCACACTACTGAAGCTATTTCTTATATcctttaaaagtatttaaacctTGCTGTAATGAGTATTATGCAATCACTAGCAGTCACTTGTATTTTTATAGAATGGCCCTGATTcgtttttcaagtacaaagttttagcttgtagctccgtcatctcttaaCCAATTTGAGGTTTAGTTACAGTTTAGGACTAAGTAGGATAAActcttttgtttaatgtttttgacCAATCCCAAGATCTCGTAGATTAAGTTACTGTAATCATGCcttaaagaattttaatttgagggtaggctgacAGAGATCTTAATAAGTAGTGAAATCAAATTGGGTATATAGATTCCCCATACTAGTTATTACTGGcacataaaaatatagttaataaaaagtaaaaaaatctcATAGAAACAGTTACTCTGATCCTGCCCCAAAGAATTTCAAGTTTTTCAATTAGTGACAATTACCTTCATATCCTAATGCATTACAAGAACACTAATGGTGCACCACCATGAATGTCATGTTCTGGTTGACCAAACTGTAAAGTATGCactcaaaatgttttgttaataattttcaaaacttgatCATATACAATGAAatgtgtttaacttttaaaaatctatctaaattattttttgcATAAATAGCAAAATTGTCAGTGATCACAGCAATTAGAGTGtgtaatactaaaacaaaattatagataaaatgaaacattaatgtCTACAGTATCCAATTTTATGAGTTTTGATGCTGCTTAAAGCagaattaaataatgttaatgtgtggaattataaatcaaaaaacaatcaaatcaaaatgttaggttttatttaatttcagttttagtgACATATAAGCAATAATCATAGTCAGAAACTATCAAATAAACTGCCAAAACTCGAACGATTTTGCACACCTAAACCATGTCTCTACTAGTTTTCATACATTCATGAGAAATTAATCTTGCATTTAAATCTAGCAGCTTATCTCCAAAATTTTATGGATCTTGTAAAACAGTAATCGAGTAGTTTTATATAAGATTACAACAGCCTCATTGcttttaatttcaacatttcCATAAAAACAACCAAGAATCCTTCTATTTGCTCTCTTCACCACAGTTTAACACTTGTCATAAGACTTTCAGGGTTAACAAATGTACctaaatcctctttttttcccaAAACACAAATTCtcctctcatacaataaacagaTCCTTTCCAAACCTCCAAGCTCCAGGTGCATAACTTCTTAGTATTAAAACTCATTCTCCACAATTATTAAAACACTCAAGTTATGTTTGAATAGTGGAAACATCATCAGGTTCTCCAAGAATCTTATTATAATCagcaaatttaaaaacattacaaacaaggtattcaaattataaatcctttttctttcttttccataTTAATGCTTTTtctaaacaagaacaaaatatttccagATTTCTATAATACAGAACTTTCTCAAGGTTCTTCAGGTTGTTGTAAGCATGATAGTTATAACTACTGAACAAGTCTGTAGATGTGtgtattaaaaaattataaacccaATTTAACCAGAATTTAAAAAATGCTAAAAGATTAACTttaaattactgatatttttattgAGTTATAAGTTAGTTGTGATTTACAGTCGTTTTATCATGTTACTAAATGTTCCAACCTTTTTCCATTcatctaaatatatttatgataccACAATCATCACTTCAAGAGCTGATATACTTCgtgatacataaaagtatttatttgccAGTTTGGTTACGCTGTCTATTTTTCACCAAAGTTACAGCAACTTATAAGCATTAATTAACAGTATATTTAAGGTCTGAAGTCTAAACTATGTATATCAAGCTCCAAAATTTAGTGTTTCAAAACCACACTACTTTATATTCTAATGTAATGTTCATGGGTTGTTGAAAGTGTTATTACTTTCAGCCTGAACTAGCGAAATCAAACTTCAATACACAACATTACCTCTCGGAAGGATGCGGCTTTTGAAAATTGAATTCGCTTAGTCTTAAGTCTTAGCCTACTCAAccaaatttgtataaaaatatcattCCCATGCCTTATGgtaatatttaaactgaaatactGTAATTTATGTAGGAAAATGATGTTAGTTTTTGCACTCAAAATTACAGGTCTACTAAGTTTTAGTAGTTCTAGTAGCTAGGTTATTGCGGTTTACCTTTAAAATGCAACTCTGAATTAGGTTCCAGATGCAAAATTTGCTCTAATTTAGGCATTACGCATAAAATAGTTTACAGCTAATTAAACTAACGAACgaaaaaatgctttaaaattaatatttcaaataacaataCTATAAACTATTGAAGCTATCCTTATAACTGATAGTTTCCTGTATAAATTCAGCCAAATTCCTACAAATCCTATTTCTGCACGGTTATCCTCTATCTACGTTTATCAAAATTGCGCATGCGTcgttttttcttctaaataataTCTTCattattcaatgaaaaatatatgtttatcttattattattatggtataactaaataatatgttcattattcaatgaaaaatatatgtttgtcttattattattatggtataaCAATGCCTTATACAGACCAAACGTAATATGGAACTTAGTTATCTCCGTAAAATTGGCTTCATTACTTTTATGAAGTATTTGAATGCATTTCATACATGTAgcgaaacacaaacaaactattttttacattataatttgtatttgtttcgtAACGAGATAACAATGATTCGATAAAGGAGACTATAATATTCCGTATGACAAAAATTGTGCACCACATAACACAATGAAGTTTAGTAATTGTTATCAATCTGGACTGTTTTTAAGAGTTTTTAGCAGATTTAAAACCACAAATCTGATGTTTATGTGTATTTGAAcgctgaaaaatattaaatataagttttcTTCTTTGATGCTTGTATaaatcatgctcgccctcccagccgtgggggcttataatgtgacggtcaatcccactattcgttggtaaaagagtagcccaagagttggcggtgggtggtgatgactagctgcctt
This sequence is a window from Tachypleus tridentatus isolate NWPU-2018 chromosome 5, ASM421037v1, whole genome shotgun sequence. Protein-coding genes within it:
- the LOC143250985 gene encoding vesicle-associated membrane protein-associated protein A-like isoform X2; this encodes MPKLEQILHLEPNSELHFKGPFTDVVTSHLKLYNPSEHRVCFKVKTTAPKRYCVRPNSGFIEPKQTLHVAVMLQPFEYDPSEKNKHKFMVQTMIVPDGNVSLETLWKDANMENLMDSKLKCVFDLPPDIAPPASNTDQELKKLQEECKRLKDELAELQQANSKLKEEGLRLRMTRGTTESLYANKKPDAFQNDKIKSTSTILPSTGSQDLQQQPPVVFIALIVAACILGFLMGKFIV